In Rhodoflexus caldus, the following proteins share a genomic window:
- a CDS encoding sugar transferase, whose translation MNSIFSTTPADIYKLSIPNLLYVGENAIHICTKMVQAGYAGLTFEYWMRAVEWLMHRLESGQFLPDAIICDQTMSVDEIKAFQEHLRKAEKLREIPFILLSDKLDNQARQKAIIVDADDVYDLNLDPQKLDLRIRFLKKFKSIQAKSDIMEEEPAEENPLLKDRFKYFLKRSFDIVAASMALLLLSPFLAVIAAIIKLQEPGAPIFYVSKRVGTGYKVFDFYKFRTMRVGADQELEKLSTLNQYDTDNSGKKAKFVKIKNDPRVTRFGQWLRNTSLDELPQLWNILKGDMSIVGNRPLPLYEAKTLTQDRWAMRFHAPAGLTGLWQVSKRGKSDMSVEERISLDIRYATDNSFMEDMKLILRTLPALRQKEDV comes from the coding sequence ATGAATTCGATTTTTTCAACTACCCCTGCCGATATCTACAAACTTTCCATTCCTAATCTGTTATATGTTGGCGAAAATGCCATTCATATTTGTACAAAGATGGTGCAGGCGGGGTATGCAGGGCTTACGTTCGAGTATTGGATGCGTGCGGTCGAGTGGCTGATGCATCGGCTGGAAAGCGGGCAGTTTTTGCCTGATGCCATTATCTGCGACCAAACCATGAGTGTAGATGAGATTAAGGCTTTTCAGGAGCATCTGCGCAAAGCAGAAAAATTGCGTGAAATCCCTTTTATCTTACTATCAGATAAGTTAGACAATCAGGCACGCCAAAAAGCTATTATAGTAGATGCCGATGATGTTTACGACCTAAATCTTGACCCGCAAAAGTTGGATTTGAGGATTCGTTTCCTTAAAAAGTTTAAGTCTATCCAAGCTAAATCGGATATTATGGAGGAAGAGCCTGCCGAAGAAAACCCTTTGTTGAAAGACCGATTCAAATACTTTTTGAAACGCAGTTTTGACATTGTGGCGGCAAGCATGGCGCTTTTGCTGTTGTCGCCTTTTTTAGCCGTTATTGCAGCTATTATTAAGTTGCAAGAACCCGGCGCACCGATATTTTACGTTTCCAAACGCGTGGGAACGGGCTATAAAGTGTTTGATTTTTACAAATTCCGAACCATGCGCGTGGGTGCAGACCAAGAGTTGGAAAAACTCAGCACCCTGAACCAGTACGATACCGACAATTCGGGCAAAAAAGCCAAATTCGTTAAAATCAAAAATGACCCGCGCGTTACGCGATTCGGGCAATGGCTGCGCAACACCAGTTTGGATGAGTTGCCGCAACTTTGGAATATTCTCAAAGGCGATATGTCTATTGTAGGCAACCGCCCGCTGCCGCTCTACGAAGCCAAAACCCTCACACAAGACCGCTGGGCAATGCGCTTTCATGCGCCTGCCGGGCTGACCGGCCTTTGGCAAGTAAGCAAACGCGGCAAAAGCGACATGTCCGTAGAAGAACGCATCAGCCTCGATATCCGCTATGCAACCGACAACTCTTTTATGGAAGACATGAAGCTGATTTTGCGTACGCTGCCTGCTTTGCGGCAAAAAGAAGACGTATAA
- a CDS encoding glycosyltransferase family 4 protein, translating into MQTSALTSATIAPLTHKKTVRVLHAIRQGSIGGGESHIIDLVTHLNKSDYESVILAFSPGAMVDRLRKMGYKVYVIESTNAFDLSTGRQVRNLLKSQQIDLVHVHGTRAFSNLLLPARQLGIPLVYTVHGWSFHSDQSFPVYHARRMAEVFFCKAAQQVITVSAANHLTGQQLSTDFHSVTIPNGVDTERFNLNNIKVDLRPSLGIPADAFVIGFVARLTKQKQPLLMLHAFEKAVQKSGGMESKLHLLMVGDGELRPDVENVINHSELLQKKVCLQGFRTDVPELLAACNAYCLPSLWEGLPIALLEAMAMQLPCVATAVDGTCNVLQNEQNGLLIAPESVDALANALLYLLHDDAMCRKLGKEARRTVEKRFSAQAMADRTAAVYEEVLAMRE; encoded by the coding sequence ATGCAAACTTCTGCGCTTACATCCGCTACCATTGCTCCGCTTACTCACAAAAAAACCGTAAGGGTACTCCACGCCATCCGTCAGGGCAGCATCGGCGGCGGCGAAAGCCATATCATAGACTTGGTAACTCATCTGAATAAATCTGATTATGAGTCGGTTATTCTTGCCTTTTCGCCGGGTGCAATGGTGGACAGGCTGCGGAAAATGGGCTACAAAGTCTATGTGATTGAAAGTACAAACGCTTTTGATTTGTCCACAGGCAGACAGGTGCGCAACCTGCTCAAATCCCAACAGATTGATTTGGTACATGTTCACGGTACGCGGGCGTTCAGCAATCTGCTGCTGCCTGCACGGCAGTTGGGCATACCTTTGGTCTATACCGTTCACGGCTGGTCGTTTCACTCTGACCAATCATTCCCCGTTTATCATGCACGGCGAATGGCCGAAGTGTTTTTCTGCAAAGCTGCACAGCAAGTAATTACTGTTTCGGCAGCCAATCACCTGACAGGGCAACAACTTTCAACCGATTTTCACTCGGTTACTATTCCCAACGGTGTTGATACAGAACGATTCAACCTCAACAACATAAAAGTTGATTTGCGCCCTTCACTTGGCATTCCGGCAGATGCTTTTGTCATCGGGTTTGTGGCACGACTGACCAAACAAAAACAGCCGCTGCTGATGTTACATGCTTTTGAAAAGGCCGTACAAAAAAGCGGCGGCATGGAAAGCAAACTGCATCTGCTCATGGTAGGCGACGGCGAACTGCGCCCCGATGTTGAAAATGTCATCAACCATTCGGAATTGCTGCAAAAAAAGGTCTGCCTGCAAGGTTTCCGCACCGACGTACCCGAGCTGCTGGCTGCCTGCAATGCCTACTGCCTGCCTTCGCTTTGGGAAGGGCTGCCCATTGCACTGCTGGAAGCGATGGCTATGCAACTGCCTTGTGTGGCTACTGCCGTAGACGGCACTTGCAACGTGCTGCAAAATGAACAAAACGGGCTGCTGATAGCACCCGAATCGGTAGATGCACTTGCCAATGCGCTGCTGTATCTGCTGCACGATGACGCAATGTGCCGAAAATTGGGCAAAGAAGCGCGCCGAACCGTAGAAAAGCGATTCAGTGCGCAGGCAATGGCAGACCGCACGGCAGCCGTTTATGAAGAAGTGCTCGCCATGCGTGAGTGA
- a CDS encoding ABC transporter permease, giving the protein MNLLFISFQYIKARPLSNVLNTLILALGIAVIVFLLLASHQLEDKLVKNAKGIDLVVGSKGSPMQLILSAVFHIDYPTGNIGLEDARALVRHPMVKHSIPMALGDSYKGFRIVGTDMRYPEHYKAEIAQGRWWKNDMEATIGSKVAQESGLKIGDRFAGAHGMGEGVGDEHAGHQYVVTGIMKPSGTVMDNLVLTTIGSVWMVHEDHSSEDSTAHMPVVTDRPDTLNGLPPGKEGRELTAMLIQYRNPMAAIQLPRYINAQSRLQAASPAVEVARLFRILGVGVSVVQGFSYLIIIVAGLSIFIALYNALKERRYDLAVIRSLGASPTKLFTLVMTEGLLIALAGSLFGIVLGHAMAESIGYLGEEAEQAEFTGLLFLTEEWLILGGALLIGALTALIPAIGAYRTDISAVLAKGE; this is encoded by the coding sequence ATGAACTTACTTTTTATCAGTTTTCAATATATCAAAGCCCGCCCGCTGAGCAATGTGCTCAATACGCTCATTTTGGCCTTGGGTATTGCCGTAATTGTCTTTTTATTGCTGGCAAGCCATCAGTTGGAAGACAAATTGGTTAAAAATGCCAAAGGAATTGACCTTGTGGTAGGTTCTAAGGGCAGCCCCATGCAACTGATTTTGTCTGCCGTTTTCCACATTGACTATCCGACGGGCAACATCGGGTTGGAAGATGCCCGCGCGCTGGTTCGCCACCCGATGGTTAAGCACAGCATCCCTATGGCTTTGGGCGACAGCTACAAGGGCTTTCGCATTGTGGGAACGGATATGCGCTACCCCGAACACTACAAAGCCGAAATTGCCCAAGGGCGCTGGTGGAAAAATGATATGGAGGCAACCATTGGCAGTAAAGTGGCGCAGGAAAGCGGTTTGAAAATAGGAGACCGTTTTGCGGGCGCGCATGGCATGGGCGAAGGTGTAGGCGATGAACATGCCGGACATCAGTATGTTGTTACGGGTATCATGAAACCTTCCGGTACGGTAATGGACAACCTCGTGCTGACAACCATCGGCAGCGTTTGGATGGTACACGAAGACCACAGCAGCGAAGACAGTACAGCCCACATGCCGGTAGTTACCGACCGACCGGACACACTCAACGGGCTGCCCCCCGGCAAAGAGGGACGCGAGCTGACTGCCATGCTCATTCAATACCGCAACCCGATGGCTGCCATCCAGTTGCCCCGCTACATCAATGCGCAAAGCCGCTTGCAGGCCGCCTCACCTGCTGTGGAAGTTGCCCGATTGTTTCGCATTTTGGGAGTCGGCGTGAGTGTCGTACAAGGTTTTTCTTATTTAATCATTATAGTTGCAGGGTTAAGCATTTTCATAGCCTTATATAATGCCTTGAAAGAACGCCGCTACGACCTTGCCGTTATACGCTCCTTGGGTGCTTCGCCAACCAAACTTTTTACTTTGGTGATGACCGAGGGCTTACTGATAGCCTTGGCAGGCAGCCTGTTTGGCATTGTTTTAGGACATGCAATGGCAGAAAGCATCGGCTATTTGGGCGAAGAAGCCGAGCAAGCAGAGTTTACCGGGCTGCTTTTCCTGACCGAAGAGTGGCTGATTTTGGGCGGAGCCTTACTCATTGGTGCGCTTACAGCCCTTATACCTGCCATAGGCGCTTACAGAACCGATATTTCGGCAGTGCTGGCAAAAGGAGAGTAA
- a CDS encoding sugar 3,4-ketoisomerase codes for MHSFQLINFPKVTDPRGNLTFIQHPHQLPFEIQRVFWTYDVPGGEIRGGHAYHRQQEVIIALSGSFDVVITLPGGSTQRYSLNRSYYGLYLPPLTWRHMENFSTNSLAVHLSSLSYDRDDYIYDFEHYQQLVHEKPYSI; via the coding sequence ATGCATTCCTTCCAGCTTATAAACTTTCCGAAAGTTACCGACCCAAGAGGAAACCTTACATTCATACAACATCCTCATCAACTGCCTTTTGAGATACAGCGCGTGTTTTGGACATACGATGTCCCCGGCGGGGAAATCAGAGGCGGGCATGCCTACCACCGACAGCAGGAGGTAATCATTGCGCTAAGCGGCAGTTTTGACGTGGTTATAACCTTGCCGGGCGGCAGCACGCAACGCTACTCGCTTAATCGCTCTTATTACGGCCTTTACCTGCCGCCGCTTACTTGGCGACACATGGAAAACTTCTCTACCAATTCGTTGGCGGTGCATCTGTCAAGTTTATCATACGACCGAGACGATTACATCTATGACTTTGAACACTATCAACAACTTGTCCATGAAAAACCATACAGTATTTGA
- a CDS encoding GumC family protein, which produces MNKLQTDFTIPDAESVDFKKVLGKLWANKWVILICAVIGIACAWTINLYTTPTYLVSSSIIAKGEKEGVITEILQERDEKDVTSLFSSQNRNISDEIAVIRSKPLLEKILQRPEFRVSYYVKGSVRNEEIYKDSPFVVDVSLCQTVPSALYYLTFKNQGFQVGTDEKTIGQSTVHTWGDTVKLSDECSCVISRKISAQQSAVENDLSQLYLFRLHSIKSLVNSYANNLNIPEPKNSYVIKMSINSTHPNRDMDFLDLLMEEYIAEKIERKNQSALKTIEFIDAQLGQITQSLLKVEDRLERFKRGNKLASGYMSTTSFFDKVSELEREKTKILLTGNYIDYIEKYMQESEEYDKILAPTAADVDDKVLSPLITELIQLQLEKNTYFRNGKERNPILNELNTRIANVKKSLQEAVVSARATNALALKNIEAQIKAAEASSGVLPEREREFTGINRLYTVNENVYVMLLQKRLEADLMRAAATVDSRIVESASLERQVGPSKVRNYALGLLGGLMLPIGLIFLFELFRGTIENTDELARISSIPLLGSVAHIKNKEGKSTIILDRPKSALAESFRALRSNLNFILGNEQEGSKVIMVTSSIAGEGKSFCSVNISLVLALSGKKVVYIIADMRKPKLSMDLVAGEIDAGQGLSTYLSQLTDLDKIIVPSVVQILDIIPAGPVPPNPSELLMSKQVETLINELKKRYDYIVIDTPPIGLVSDPINLVRYSDANLYVVRCKYTPAEKIKSINQMYADGQVDKLTFVFNDVKNKAKGYGYYED; this is translated from the coding sequence ATGAACAAGCTGCAAACAGACTTTACCATTCCGGACGCTGAAAGTGTGGACTTTAAAAAAGTTCTTGGCAAGCTATGGGCAAATAAGTGGGTTATACTTATATGCGCTGTTATAGGTATTGCCTGCGCATGGACGATTAATCTATACACAACCCCGACCTATTTAGTGTCGTCTTCCATTATTGCCAAAGGCGAAAAGGAAGGGGTTATTACAGAAATTCTTCAGGAGAGAGACGAAAAGGATGTTACTTCCTTGTTTTCCAGCCAAAACAGAAATATTTCCGACGAAATAGCGGTTATTCGCTCCAAGCCGTTGTTGGAAAAAATTTTACAACGCCCCGAGTTCAGGGTAAGCTACTACGTCAAAGGAAGCGTTCGAAACGAGGAAATCTATAAGGACTCGCCATTTGTCGTGGATGTTTCCTTGTGCCAAACCGTTCCTTCCGCACTCTATTACCTGACGTTCAAAAATCAAGGTTTTCAAGTTGGTACGGATGAAAAGACCATTGGTCAATCAACTGTACATACTTGGGGCGATACTGTCAAATTATCTGACGAGTGCAGTTGTGTTATCTCACGGAAAATCAGCGCTCAACAATCCGCAGTCGAAAACGATTTATCACAACTGTACCTGTTTCGCTTGCACAGCATCAAATCGTTGGTTAATTCGTATGCAAACAACCTCAACATCCCTGAGCCCAAAAATTCCTATGTCATCAAGATGAGTATTAACTCAACTCATCCTAACCGCGACATGGATTTTCTGGACTTGCTTATGGAAGAATACATTGCCGAAAAAATAGAAAGGAAAAACCAGTCTGCACTTAAAACCATCGAATTTATTGATGCCCAACTCGGGCAGATTACGCAGTCGTTGCTGAAAGTGGAAGACAGGCTGGAACGCTTCAAGCGCGGCAATAAGCTGGCGAGCGGCTATATGAGCACCACTTCTTTTTTCGATAAAGTTTCAGAGTTGGAAAGAGAAAAAACAAAAATCCTCCTGACAGGCAATTACATAGACTACATTGAAAAGTACATGCAAGAGTCGGAAGAGTATGACAAGATACTTGCACCTACCGCTGCCGATGTGGACGACAAAGTACTGTCGCCACTAATTACGGAGTTGATTCAGTTGCAATTGGAAAAAAACACCTATTTCCGCAACGGGAAAGAGCGCAACCCGATTCTCAATGAGTTGAATACGAGAATTGCCAACGTTAAGAAGAGTTTGCAGGAAGCCGTTGTGAGCGCACGCGCAACCAACGCACTCGCCCTGAAAAATATAGAAGCCCAAATTAAAGCTGCTGAGGCAAGCTCCGGCGTGCTTCCCGAGCGCGAGCGAGAGTTTACAGGTATCAACAGGTTGTACACCGTCAACGAAAATGTATATGTGATGCTGCTGCAAAAACGCCTCGAAGCAGATTTGATGCGTGCCGCAGCTACGGTGGACAGCCGCATAGTAGAATCAGCCTCTTTGGAAAGGCAAGTAGGCCCGTCAAAAGTGCGCAACTATGCCTTAGGCCTCTTGGGCGGTCTGATGCTGCCGATTGGTTTGATATTCCTTTTTGAGTTGTTCAGAGGAACCATAGAAAACACCGATGAATTGGCAAGAATCAGCAGCATACCGTTGCTGGGGTCGGTGGCGCATATCAAAAATAAAGAAGGCAAATCCACCATTATTTTAGATAGACCCAAGTCGGCACTGGCAGAGTCATTTCGTGCCCTGCGTTCCAATCTGAACTTTATTTTAGGCAACGAGCAAGAAGGCTCGAAGGTGATTATGGTAACTTCTTCCATTGCCGGAGAAGGTAAATCGTTTTGTTCGGTCAATATTTCGTTGGTGCTGGCACTCTCCGGCAAAAAGGTGGTTTATATCATCGCCGATATGCGCAAGCCCAAACTGAGTATGGATTTGGTGGCCGGTGAAATTGATGCCGGACAGGGTCTAAGCACCTATCTGAGCCAACTGACAGATTTGGATAAAATCATAGTGCCTTCGGTGGTACAAATACTTGATATTATTCCTGCGGGGCCTGTGCCGCCCAATCCGTCGGAGTTGCTGATGAGCAAGCAAGTGGAAACGCTTATCAACGAGTTGAAAAAACGCTACGATTATATAGTCATAGATACGCCGCCTATAGGGCTGGTAAGCGACCCGATAAACTTAGTCCGGTATTCAGATGCCAACCTCTACGTTGTCAGATGCAAATACACCCCGGCTGAGAAAATTAAATCCATCAATCAAATGTATGCCGATGGTCAGGTGGATAAACTCACATTTGTTTTCAATGATGTGAAAAACAAAGCAAAAGGATACGGCTATTACGAAGATTGA
- a CDS encoding ABC transporter ATP-binding protein, with the protein MIDITELSVTFSEGKKLRFAPWQLAQGEVSLLIGGSGSGKTTLIHLLAGLRRASAGSIVIANVNLSQLPQSEADRFRGQHIGLIFQQPHLLPSLTVTQNLAAAQYFAGLPTDNKRIAGVLAELNLSHRAHAFPHQMSQGEQQRAAIARAMLNQPKVILADEPTASLDDDNCRAVANLLLSQAAQYNATLVIATHDGRLKDLIPQHHRL; encoded by the coding sequence ATGATTGATATCACAGAGTTGTCCGTTACATTTTCCGAAGGAAAAAAACTCCGTTTTGCGCCTTGGCAACTGGCGCAGGGTGAGGTAAGCCTGCTTATAGGCGGGTCGGGCAGCGGCAAAACAACACTGATACACCTGCTTGCCGGCTTGCGCCGAGCTTCTGCGGGTAGCATCGTCATTGCCAATGTAAACCTTTCTCAACTGCCCCAATCGGAGGCCGACCGGTTTAGGGGGCAGCACATCGGGCTGATTTTTCAGCAACCGCACCTGTTGCCTTCGCTGACCGTTACGCAAAATCTGGCTGCTGCACAATACTTTGCCGGTTTGCCTACCGACAACAAACGCATAGCCGGAGTACTGGCAGAGTTAAATTTAAGCCATCGCGCGCATGCATTCCCGCATCAGATGAGCCAAGGAGAACAACAGCGAGCCGCTATTGCACGTGCTATGCTGAATCAGCCAAAGGTGATTTTGGCCGATGAGCCGACCGCCAGTTTGGACGACGACAACTGCCGTGCCGTGGCCAACCTGTTGCTTTCGCAGGCTGCCCAATACAATGCCACGCTCGTAATTGCCACACACGACGGGAGACTGAAAGACCTCATTCCGCAACATCACCGTTTATAG
- a CDS encoding polysaccharide biosynthesis/export family protein, translating to MTPMTHTPMKGVVYCCVLLILAFTGCINPKKLIYLQNKQGNVPATQNPETFTIPSYTYKIRPKDVLNIQIITYVSSKFSTDKFLPPSDKYVVSDTGTVAFSNIGAVHVAGLTNEEASIRIQQRINEVFDDVYVQVRSLGFTVTLLGEVQQPGTKQVEKDQITIYEAIALAGELSDIANREKVRLIRQSNGKAQSIYLDLTNDKLLSSPYFFLEPGDIIYVQPIGKLKSRSVASQDATLYLLAVNSLFVITNLIGILRPIR from the coding sequence ATGACACCTATGACACACACTCCAATGAAGGGGGTTGTTTATTGTTGCGTATTGCTCATCCTTGCATTTACGGGATGTATCAACCCCAAAAAGCTCATCTATCTGCAAAACAAGCAAGGTAATGTGCCTGCCACGCAAAATCCCGAAACTTTTACGATTCCTTCCTACACGTATAAGATTCGCCCAAAAGATGTGCTTAACATCCAAATTATTACATACGTATCATCTAAGTTTAGTACGGATAAATTTTTACCGCCGTCCGACAAGTACGTTGTAAGCGATACCGGCACTGTGGCCTTCTCCAACATAGGCGCTGTTCATGTGGCAGGGCTTACAAACGAAGAGGCCTCCATACGGATTCAACAACGCATCAACGAAGTATTTGACGATGTGTATGTACAGGTTCGGTCGCTTGGTTTTACCGTTACCCTCTTGGGTGAAGTGCAGCAACCGGGCACAAAACAGGTAGAAAAAGACCAGATAACCATTTATGAGGCCATTGCTCTTGCCGGCGAGCTTTCCGACATTGCCAACCGAGAAAAAGTACGCCTCATTCGCCAGTCTAACGGCAAAGCGCAGAGTATCTATTTAGACCTGACAAACGACAAATTGCTGAGCTCTCCTTATTTCTTCTTGGAGCCCGGCGACATTATCTACGTGCAGCCTATCGGCAAACTCAAAAGCCGTTCAGTTGCCAGCCAAGATGCTACCCTGTATCTGTTGGCAGTGAACTCACTGTTTGTCATCACTAATTTGATAGGCATTTTACGTCCAATCCGTTAG
- a CDS encoding DUF3299 domain-containing protein: protein MMKPLKQLVIAAILTCLASVTEAQTPQAAASKSQQPVKLTWETLAKIKWEQRFNKKYNQKFNYPLFDDAVQALEGKEVIIKGFLLPVDVGNECLVLSRYPYESCFFCGGAGGPESVMEVYMKTPMRINRKTVSFKGKLRLNGTDVDYLIYILDDAEVVPDVQ, encoded by the coding sequence ATGATGAAACCGTTGAAGCAATTGGTAATCGCTGCCATTTTGACCTGTTTGGCCTCTGTAACAGAGGCACAAACCCCACAGGCAGCCGCATCAAAATCGCAGCAACCCGTTAAATTGACATGGGAAACACTGGCAAAAATTAAGTGGGAGCAGCGGTTCAACAAGAAGTACAACCAAAAATTCAATTACCCTTTGTTCGATGATGCCGTACAGGCCTTAGAAGGCAAAGAAGTGATTATCAAAGGGTTTTTATTGCCCGTAGATGTTGGCAACGAGTGCTTGGTGCTTTCGCGCTACCCCTATGAAAGCTGCTTTTTTTGCGGCGGTGCAGGAGGCCCCGAGTCGGTAATGGAAGTGTACATGAAAACGCCCATGCGCATCAACCGTAAAACCGTAAGTTTTAAAGGCAAACTTCGCCTGAACGGCACCGACGTAGATTACCTCATCTACATTCTGGATGATGCCGAGGTTGTTCCCGATGTGCAATAA
- a CDS encoding glycosyltransferase family 2 protein — translation METNPLVSIIAINYNQTEMTLDFLRSLSHLSYPNYEVIIVDNASQEDPTSTIRVHFPEVRVIRAAENLGFAGGHNLGMKAARGDFFFNVNNDTEIKPENADLIEQLLAPFAEDAKTGAVSPKIRYFFHPNIIQYAGYGAIHPLTGRGFAIGDGEEDKGQYDNPSTTRFMHGAAMMLSRKVVEKVGMMYEPFFLYYEEMDWSARILKSGYRIYYRPQTVIYHKASMSTGKNSPLKTFYLTRNRLLYMQRNTGKWAFAVFMLYFICATIPVTVVRYLLQRQSEHLQAFFSAIRDYGMQNIIPRKTITTNLQPAIH, via the coding sequence ATGGAAACGAACCCTCTGGTATCCATCATTGCCATTAACTACAACCAAACCGAAATGACGCTGGACTTTCTGCGTTCGTTGTCGCATTTGAGCTATCCGAACTACGAAGTCATTATTGTAGATAATGCATCGCAGGAAGACCCCACAAGCACCATTCGGGTGCATTTTCCCGAGGTACGGGTTATTCGCGCGGCAGAAAATCTGGGCTTTGCCGGCGGGCATAACTTAGGCATGAAAGCAGCACGCGGCGATTTCTTCTTCAATGTTAATAACGATACGGAGATTAAACCCGAAAATGCGGATTTGATAGAGCAACTATTGGCACCCTTTGCAGAAGACGCAAAAACAGGTGCCGTTTCGCCCAAAATTCGCTATTTCTTTCATCCGAATATTATACAATATGCCGGCTACGGGGCTATTCACCCGCTGACGGGCAGAGGATTTGCTATTGGCGACGGCGAAGAGGACAAGGGGCAATACGACAACCCCTCTACCACTCGGTTCATGCACGGGGCAGCCATGATGCTCAGCCGCAAGGTTGTTGAAAAAGTAGGAATGATGTATGAACCGTTTTTTCTGTATTATGAAGAAATGGATTGGAGTGCGCGTATTCTGAAATCCGGCTATCGGATTTACTATCGGCCTCAAACCGTTATCTACCACAAAGCCTCCATGAGTACGGGCAAAAACAGTCCGTTGAAAACCTTTTACCTGACGCGCAACCGCCTGCTGTATATGCAGCGCAACACAGGGAAATGGGCTTTTGCCGTTTTTATGCTGTATTTCATTTGTGCAACTATACCCGTAACGGTTGTGCGCTACCTGCTGCAACGGCAATCGGAGCATTTACAGGCCTTTTTCAGCGCCATTCGCGATTATGGCATGCAAAACATCATACCCCGAAAAACCATTACGACAAACTTACAGCCTGCTATTCACTAA